The sequence AAACAGCATATAATACCATCCGAGGTATTGAGACAATCAACATGTTATTCAAGGGGCAGCTTTATCACTTGCATAAGAGCTCACCTATAAATATTAAACACTTTATTGAGAGACAATTTAACTTGCCAACTCCTGCTTATATGTTCTAAAAAACCCCATAAAACTAGATAACTTCTTCATCCAATTCCATTCTTTGCAACGCTACCTTCCTTTAACCAAGCTATATTAAGCTCTATTTTTTACTAATAAAATAAATAAAATACTTAAGCAGGTTTAGTAGGTATATGGAAAATATTATATACAAGAAAGATATAGCAATATGGTTAAAGAGTTGATATATTCTTCAAAGAGATATCAACTGCTCTTATGTGTGGAGATAGAATAGAGTTAAGGGGGCTTGGTTCGATGGTGGTAAAGAAGAGAGCAGCAAGGATTGCCAAGAACCCGAG comes from Candidatus Jidaibacter acanthamoeba and encodes:
- a CDS encoding HU family DNA-binding protein → MFFKEISTALMCGDRIELRGLGSMVVKKRAARIAKNPRNDHKIEVGDKGSLSFRPSKELIKRFNKVSN